In one Natronosalvus amylolyticus genomic region, the following are encoded:
- a CDS encoding helix-turn-helix domain-containing protein: MIEECLVVEFAVSGDRCPLAEATAATGLTVDAEPPQRRGDGNTLLQFSSPADSGLAAVLDDDSRIRYLHVARTNDRQNFRCLSREPCVVHELIDAGFLVDSMQYVDGEERYTGAVVGRDVLQGVLEAAGETVGVTLQRMYPLGDEDDHAVAHRWDFSPAQEAALQAAYEMGYFEIPKAATASEVAAELDISKSAFLERLRRGQRGVFGQLFD, encoded by the coding sequence ATGATCGAGGAGTGCCTCGTCGTCGAATTCGCCGTGAGCGGTGACCGCTGTCCGCTCGCAGAGGCGACAGCGGCGACGGGGTTGACGGTCGACGCCGAACCCCCACAACGGCGTGGTGATGGGAACACGCTGTTGCAGTTTAGCAGCCCAGCCGACTCGGGGCTCGCTGCCGTGCTCGATGACGATAGTCGGATACGATATCTCCACGTCGCACGGACGAACGATCGCCAGAATTTTCGCTGTCTGTCCCGGGAACCCTGCGTCGTCCACGAACTGATTGACGCCGGATTTCTCGTCGATTCGATGCAGTACGTCGACGGTGAAGAACGCTACACTGGCGCTGTCGTGGGTCGTGACGTTCTCCAGGGCGTGCTCGAGGCCGCTGGTGAAACCGTTGGCGTCACCCTCCAGCGGATGTACCCGTTGGGGGACGAAGACGACCATGCTGTTGCACACCGATGGGACTTCAGCCCCGCACAGGAAGCAGCGCTTCAGGCAGCCTACGAAATGGGGTATTTCGAAATTCCGAAGGCCGCGACAGCTTCGGAGGTGGCCGCCGAACTCGACATCAGCAAATCGGCGTTTCTGGAGCGATTACGACGGGGGCAGCGTGGTGTATTCGGTCAGTTGTTCGATTGA